In Miniphocaeibacter halophilus, the following proteins share a genomic window:
- the nuoF gene encoding NADH-quinone oxidoreductase subunit NuoF gives MALRDNRFANINSLYNKQVLICGDTGCRSSKSDEMEEEIREALKEANAEEKIDVVRVGCFGLCEAGPIAVVYPGGKFYAYLKEGDGRRIVKEDLLGDKTIDELIYPESLSDDIVKSIYDVSFYTKQKKIAHKNCGVINPDSIEEYIALDGYLGLHKALNEMSPQEVIDEIKESGLRGRGGGGFPTGLKWQFTKDAEGSPKYVLCNADEGDPGAFMDRSILEGDPYSVIEAMTIAGYAINANYGFIYIRAEYPSAVEKLESSIKKAKELGLLGNNIMGTDFSFDLELRLGAGAFVCGEEMALIESIEGKRGIPRNKPPFPANEGLWGKPTLINNVETYANIAQIIYKGSDWFSSIGTEKSHGTKVFTLGGNIKRTGIIEVPMGTTLRDIIYEIGGGIIGDKEFKAVQTGGPSGGCITKDYLDTPIDYDNLTALGSMMGSGGMIVMDDSTCMVDIARFFLEFTVDESCGKCTPCREGTKRMLEILEKIVAGKGTLEDIDTLENLGNMIKISSLCGLGQSAPNPVLSTLRYFRDEYEAHVVDKKCPAGHCKALLEYYIDDTCIGCRKCARNCPVNCISGKPKEVHVIDTEACIKCGNCMEVCPTNSVHLR, from the coding sequence ATGGCTTTAAGGGACAATCGTTTCGCTAATATAAACAGTTTATATAATAAACAGGTTTTAATTTGTGGAGATACAGGATGTAGATCATCTAAGTCCGATGAGATGGAAGAAGAAATTAGGGAAGCTTTAAAGGAAGCTAATGCTGAGGAAAAAATAGATGTAGTAAGAGTTGGCTGTTTTGGTTTGTGTGAAGCAGGTCCTATTGCTGTTGTTTATCCCGGAGGTAAATTTTATGCCTATTTAAAGGAAGGCGACGGTAGGAGAATAGTTAAGGAAGATCTTTTAGGAGATAAAACCATTGATGAATTAATATATCCTGAAAGCCTTTCCGATGATATTGTAAAGTCAATTTATGATGTATCTTTTTACACTAAGCAAAAGAAAATAGCTCATAAAAATTGTGGAGTTATTAATCCTGATTCTATTGAAGAATATATTGCTTTAGATGGATACTTGGGATTACATAAAGCATTAAATGAAATGTCACCTCAAGAAGTTATAGATGAAATTAAGGAAAGTGGATTAAGGGGCCGTGGTGGCGGAGGATTTCCAACTGGATTGAAATGGCAATTTACTAAAGATGCAGAAGGAAGTCCAAAATATGTATTATGTAATGCTGATGAAGGAGACCCTGGTGCATTTATGGACAGGTCTATTTTAGAGGGAGATCCTTATTCTGTTATTGAAGCTATGACTATAGCCGGTTATGCAATAAATGCAAACTATGGCTTTATATATATTAGAGCAGAATATCCTTCAGCTGTAGAAAAATTAGAATCAAGTATAAAAAAGGCAAAAGAGTTAGGATTACTCGGTAACAATATTATGGGAACGGATTTTTCTTTTGATTTAGAGTTAAGATTAGGTGCCGGTGCCTTTGTTTGTGGTGAGGAAATGGCCCTTATTGAATCCATAGAAGGAAAAAGAGGTATTCCTAGAAATAAACCACCTTTCCCAGCAAATGAAGGATTATGGGGTAAACCTACTTTAATTAATAATGTTGAAACCTATGCAAATATTGCGCAGATAATATATAAAGGCTCAGATTGGTTTTCAAGTATTGGTACTGAAAAATCCCATGGAACTAAGGTATTTACTCTTGGAGGAAATATAAAGAGAACAGGAATTATAGAAGTTCCTATGGGAACTACCTTAAGGGATATTATCTACGAAATAGGTGGAGGAATTATTGGAGATAAGGAATTTAAGGCAGTTCAAACAGGTGGTCCATCTGGTGGATGTATTACTAAGGATTACTTAGATACTCCAATTGACTATGATAATTTAACTGCACTAGGCTCTATGATGGGTTCCGGTGGAATGATAGTTATGGATGACTCTACCTGTATGGTTGATATTGCAAGATTTTTCCTAGAGTTTACAGTTGATGAATCCTGTGGTAAATGTACACCATGTCGTGAAGGTACTAAGAGAATGCTTGAAATTCTTGAAAAAATTGTTGCAGGAAAAGGCACTTTAGAAGATATTGACACTCTTGAAAATCTAGGCAATATGATTAAAATCAGTTCCCTTTGCGGTTTAGGTCAATCAGCACCTAATCCTGTATTATCAACACTTAGATACTTTAGGGATGAATATGAAGCTCATGTTGTAGACAAAAAATGTCCGGCAGGACATTGTAAAGCATTACTTGAATACTATATAGACGATACATGTATAGGATGTAGAAAATGTGCTAGAAATTGTCCGGTAAATTGTATTTCAGGAAAGCCTAAGGAAGTACATGTTATTGATACAGAGGCTTGTATTAAATGTGGAAACTGTATGGAAGTTTGTCCTACTAACTCTGTTCATTTACGTTAG
- a CDS encoding 2Fe-2S iron-sulfur cluster-binding protein has translation MDFITLTIDGKKVTVPKGLNLVEAAKRAGIEIPTFCYDKDLPVVSSCRICVVEIEGFNKPVTACSTPAQEGMVVYTESEQVVNIRKTILRLMLDNHPSDCLTCSKNGSCKLQDYAYRYDVQFRIHDGARRGSEIAGFTDTSSPYILRDESKCILCGKCVRTCAVVPDRNILNFGGRGFDTKVVADSDTSLEASNCVSCNRCVVACPVGALVDRRTYRAGRVWELETKQVKCKSCDYGCNMEVQKKDGKVVAVNALHPENGRPLCLKGRLLTELEYVEEPAKPFKKVYGENKNEFIESSWGEVLELDGVLDKLIKLDE, from the coding sequence ATGGACTTTATAACCTTAACAATAGACGGAAAGAAAGTTACAGTTCCAAAAGGGTTGAATTTAGTTGAAGCTGCTAAAAGAGCAGGTATTGAAATTCCTACATTTTGTTACGACAAAGACCTACCTGTTGTTTCCTCTTGTAGAATTTGTGTAGTTGAAATAGAGGGTTTTAATAAACCTGTTACAGCTTGTTCAACTCCGGCCCAAGAAGGAATGGTAGTTTATACTGAATCGGAACAAGTTGTTAATATTAGAAAAACAATTTTAAGACTTATGTTGGACAACCATCCAAGTGATTGTTTAACCTGTAGTAAAAACGGCAGTTGTAAATTACAGGACTATGCTTATAGATACGATGTACAGTTTAGAATTCATGATGGTGCAAGACGTGGTTCAGAAATAGCAGGTTTTACAGATACTTCCAGCCCTTATATCTTAAGAGATGAGAGTAAATGTATACTTTGTGGTAAATGTGTAAGAACTTGTGCAGTTGTACCTGATAGAAATATTTTAAACTTTGGTGGAAGAGGGTTCGATACAAAGGTTGTAGCGGATTCAGATACTTCCCTAGAAGCTTCAAACTGCGTTTCATGCAATAGATGCGTTGTTGCATGTCCCGTTGGTGCTTTGGTAGATAGAAGGACCTATAGAGCAGGTAGGGTTTGGGAATTAGAAACCAAACAAGTTAAATGTAAATCCTGTGACTATGGTTGCAATATGGAAGTACAGAAAAAAGATGGTAAAGTTGTAGCCGTTAATGCTTTACATCCAGAAAATGGAAGACCTTTATGTTTAAAGGGACGTTTATTAACGGAATTAGAATATGTTGAAGAACCGGCTAAACCATTTAAAAAAGTTTATGGAGAAAACAAAAATGAATTTATAGAATCAAGTTGGGGAGAAGTTCTTGAACTTGACGGTGTTTTAGATAAATTAATAAAACTTGATGAATAG
- a CDS encoding ferritin-like domain-containing protein, translated as MNRSEFNEIIDYAINEEVMSYEFYTDAANKIKDETLKETFTDLAKEELEHKKFLEDFKESHCETIDLEESIDYKIADTIDKPELTTDMNFQDAIALAIKREEEAMDMYQALADAATENDKKSVFVGLRNMEQMHKTRLEDIYINVGYREVW; from the coding sequence ATGAATAGGTCAGAATTTAATGAGATTATTGATTACGCTATAAATGAAGAAGTAATGTCCTATGAATTTTATACAGATGCTGCTAATAAAATAAAAGATGAAACCTTAAAAGAAACTTTTACAGATTTAGCAAAGGAAGAATTAGAACATAAGAAATTTTTAGAGGATTTTAAAGAATCTCATTGTGAAACTATAGACTTAGAAGAGTCAATAGATTATAAAATAGCAGATACTATAGATAAACCTGAATTAACTACAGATATGAATTTTCAAGACGCAATAGCCTTGGCTATTAAAAGAGAAGAGGAAGCCATGGATATGTATCAGGCCTTAGCTGATGCAGCAACTGAAAACGATAAAAAATCTGTATTTGTTGGTTTAAGAAATATGGAGCAAATGCATAAAACAAGATTAGAAGATATTTATATAAATGTTGGATATAGAGAAGTTTGGTAA
- the fdhF gene encoding formate dehydrogenase subunit alpha produces MINLNIDGMEVSVKEGTLLVDACRQVGIKIPTLCHDDSLKPFGGCRICVVEVEGFRNLVASCSTKVQEGMVVRTNTDTVINTRKMVLDLLLSNHPVEDCLTCDKTGSCDLQNLAYEYDVRPSFHGAKKDYEIEARNPVLIRDQSKCILCGKCVRVCKEVQVTTAIDFVGRGFESKIAAGFDLPLSDENCRLCGQCISVCPTGAIMNKQLVGVRPWEVKKVRTTCPFCGTGCNFDLNVHKGKVIGVTPAEDAVVNGKSLCVKGRSHTDLINSPNRLKKPLKKVNGEFVEISWDEAISTVAEKFTEIKDEFGPDAIAGLSSARTTNEDNYTFQKFMRVAIGTNNVDHCARTUHAPTVAGLATTLGSGAMTNSIGEIEGADVIFLIGSNATEAHPIIGNKMKRTVKYNGTKLIVVDPRKTELANMADIWMPLNPGSDVALINGLMNIIIEEGLTDDEYIEKRVEGFEELKEVVKKYTPDVVEEITGIGKDMLYESAKMYCSSKKAGIFYTLGITEHTTGTENVMSLANLAMITGHLGHESAGINPMRGQNNVQGACDMAALPNNFPGYQNAYDEKTIQRYEELWNTKLTRNKGLRIPEMLDAAHEGKVKAMYVMGEDPVLSDPNANHVKASLDNLDFFVVQDIFLTETAKFADIILPATCYAEKEGTFTNTERRVQRVRKATNPPGEARLDWEIISSIAKAMGVDGFDFKDSREVFEDIRKTTASYKGITYERIDKVGIQWPCPTETHPGTKFLHKGVFARGKGLLKPAEYKPPAELTDKEYPMLLSTGRMLYHYNIMTRQSEALNNIRPCELAEINPADAVKLGLKEYDAIEVKSRRGKVNTRITITDRVKPGVIFMTLHYWESPVNELTNDALDPITLTAEYKVSAVSIKKLDVIPENLTLPTYLDDVEMAK; encoded by the coding sequence ATGATTAATCTTAATATTGACGGAATGGAAGTTTCCGTTAAAGAAGGAACGCTTTTAGTAGATGCCTGTAGACAAGTGGGCATAAAAATACCAACACTTTGCCATGATGATAGTTTAAAACCATTTGGTGGTTGTAGAATTTGTGTAGTTGAAGTTGAAGGATTTAGAAACTTAGTGGCCTCCTGCTCAACTAAAGTTCAAGAAGGAATGGTAGTTAGAACTAATACCGATACTGTAATAAATACAAGAAAAATGGTTTTAGACCTTTTATTATCAAATCATCCAGTTGAGGATTGTTTAACATGTGATAAAACAGGAAGTTGTGATTTACAAAATCTTGCTTATGAATATGATGTTAGACCTAGTTTTCATGGAGCAAAAAAAGATTATGAAATAGAGGCAAGAAATCCTGTACTTATTAGAGATCAATCTAAGTGTATATTATGTGGTAAATGTGTAAGGGTATGTAAAGAAGTTCAAGTAACAACAGCTATAGATTTTGTTGGTAGGGGTTTTGAATCAAAAATTGCCGCAGGCTTTGATTTACCATTATCTGATGAAAATTGCCGTCTATGTGGACAATGTATTTCCGTTTGTCCAACAGGAGCAATAATGAATAAACAGCTAGTTGGTGTTAGGCCTTGGGAGGTTAAAAAAGTTAGAACTACTTGTCCTTTCTGTGGTACAGGTTGTAATTTTGATTTAAATGTTCACAAGGGTAAGGTCATTGGTGTAACTCCAGCAGAAGATGCTGTTGTTAATGGGAAATCTTTATGTGTTAAGGGAAGAAGTCATACGGACTTAATTAACAGTCCAAATAGACTGAAGAAACCCTTAAAGAAAGTTAATGGGGAATTTGTTGAAATTTCTTGGGATGAAGCTATTAGTACAGTAGCTGAAAAATTTACAGAAATAAAAGATGAGTTTGGACCAGATGCAATTGCAGGACTAAGTTCAGCTAGAACAACAAATGAGGACAACTATACCTTCCAAAAATTTATGAGGGTAGCAATTGGAACTAACAATGTTGACCATTGTGCTAGGACCTGACATGCTCCTACAGTTGCAGGTCTTGCAACTACACTAGGAAGTGGAGCTATGACTAACTCCATTGGAGAAATAGAAGGTGCAGATGTAATCTTCTTAATAGGTTCAAATGCTACAGAAGCTCATCCTATTATTGGAAATAAGATGAAGCGAACAGTTAAGTACAATGGAACTAAATTAATTGTAGTAGATCCAAGAAAAACTGAATTAGCAAATATGGCAGATATATGGATGCCGTTAAATCCTGGTTCTGATGTGGCTTTAATAAATGGTTTAATGAATATAATCATTGAAGAAGGCTTAACAGATGACGAATATATAGAAAAAAGAGTAGAGGGGTTTGAAGAATTAAAAGAAGTAGTTAAAAAATATACACCAGATGTAGTTGAAGAAATTACAGGAATTGGAAAAGATATGTTATATGAATCTGCTAAAATGTATTGTTCTTCTAAAAAAGCCGGAATATTCTATACTTTGGGAATAACAGAACATACCACAGGTACTGAAAATGTAATGTCCTTAGCTAACCTAGCTATGATTACAGGCCATTTAGGTCATGAATCAGCAGGAATTAACCCTATGAGAGGACAGAACAATGTACAGGGAGCTTGTGATATGGCTGCCTTACCAAATAATTTCCCGGGATATCAAAATGCGTATGATGAAAAGACAATTCAAAGATACGAAGAACTATGGAATACTAAATTAACAAGAAACAAGGGCCTAAGAATACCGGAAATGTTAGATGCAGCCCATGAAGGTAAAGTAAAAGCAATGTATGTAATGGGAGAAGATCCGGTTTTATCAGATCCTAATGCAAATCATGTAAAAGCATCCCTTGATAATTTAGATTTCTTTGTAGTACAAGATATATTCTTAACAGAAACAGCTAAATTTGCAGATATTATTTTACCGGCAACTTGCTATGCTGAAAAAGAAGGTACATTTACAAATACTGAAAGAAGAGTTCAAAGAGTTAGAAAAGCAACAAATCCTCCAGGAGAGGCTAGACTTGACTGGGAGATTATATCTTCAATTGCTAAAGCAATGGGTGTAGATGGATTTGACTTTAAAGACTCCAGAGAAGTATTTGAAGACATTAGAAAAACTACAGCAAGTTATAAGGGTATAACATATGAAAGAATAGATAAAGTTGGAATTCAATGGCCGTGTCCAACAGAAACACATCCGGGAACTAAATTCCTACACAAAGGTGTATTTGCCCGAGGAAAAGGACTGTTGAAACCGGCAGAATATAAACCGCCTGCTGAATTAACTGACAAAGAGTATCCAATGTTACTTTCAACAGGAAGAATGTTGTATCATTACAACATAATGACTAGACAATCTGAAGCCTTAAATAACATTAGGCCTTGTGAATTAGCGGAAATTAATCCGGCTGATGCTGTGAAACTAGGTTTAAAGGAATATGATGCAATAGAAGTAAAATCTAGAAGGGGTAAAGTCAACACGAGAATTACAATAACAGACAGGGTTAAACCAGGTGTTATATTTATGACCTTACATTATTGGGAGTCTCCAGTAAATGAATTAACAAATGACGCCCTTGACCCTATAACCTTAACTGCAGAATATAAAGTTTCAGCAGTAAGCATTAAAAAATTAGATGTAATTCCGGAAAACTTAACACTGCCAACATATTTAGATGATGTAGAAATGGCTAAATAA
- a CDS encoding VanZ family protein, which yields MVDLIIKAYEIITVTLPFLLIYFIFNRNRKKSIKAFIPYLVFIIYIYKVLNVTGSGAIYEGIRRNFEISSKQINLILFSQSDISLFGIIGLILPIPIGFLCLYFMKTKSRKFNLGLGIAYLFLLFLGVLFTLVKGGSIVGHSLNIVMFIPFGFLLPYLWKKTNNLMAVTIYSFFFSLVIELSQLLNVRATDVDDLLMNTLGGIVGFIIFKMYCKVKSRSNTRTMNSKPSPAIYIGAMFLGKFLLFNSMGLLNLFYDFQ from the coding sequence ATGGTTGATTTAATAATTAAGGCTTATGAAATAATAACAGTAACTTTGCCATTCTTATTAATTTATTTTATTTTTAATAGAAATAGAAAGAAAAGTATAAAAGCTTTTATACCCTATTTGGTTTTTATAATTTACATATATAAGGTTCTAAATGTAACCGGATCTGGTGCCATTTACGAGGGAATACGAAGAAATTTCGAAATTTCTTCAAAGCAAATAAATCTAATACTGTTTTCACAAAGCGATATTTCCCTTTTCGGTATTATAGGACTTATATTACCTATACCTATTGGTTTTTTATGCCTGTATTTTATGAAAACAAAAAGCAGAAAATTTAATTTGGGTTTAGGAATTGCCTATTTATTTCTTTTATTTTTAGGAGTTCTTTTCACCTTAGTTAAGGGAGGAAGTATTGTTGGACATAGCTTAAATATAGTTATGTTTATCCCTTTTGGTTTTCTTCTACCTTATCTATGGAAAAAGACCAATAACTTGATGGCTGTTACAATATATAGTTTTTTCTTCTCTCTTGTAATAGAATTAAGCCAACTTTTAAATGTAAGAGCTACTGATGTAGATGATTTATTAATGAATACTCTTGGTGGCATAGTAGGATTTATTATTTTTAAAATGTATTGTAAGGTTAAATCTAGAAGCAATACAAGAACTATGAATTCCAAACCTAGCCCAGCCATTTATATTGGTGCAATGTTTCTAGGAAAATTTCTTCTATTTAACTCCATGGGTTTATTAAACTTGTTTTACGATTTCCAATAA
- a CDS encoding GNAT family N-acetyltransferase, which translates to MIKKIEDINTKIKISSYILNDLPTWFGLPESTKEYIEKSSEMDFWAYYINNSPVGFIALKKTSTSTAEIYVMGILKKYHKQGIGKKLFEEFFRFAKNKNYDFIQVKTVAKGFYKEYDTTNLFYKSLGFKELEIFPTLWDKWNPCQVLIMSTK; encoded by the coding sequence ATGATTAAAAAAATTGAAGATATAAATACAAAAATTAAAATATCAAGCTATATATTAAATGATTTACCTACCTGGTTTGGCTTACCCGAAAGTACTAAGGAATATATTGAGAAAAGTTCAGAAATGGATTTTTGGGCATATTATATAAATAATTCCCCTGTAGGTTTCATAGCTCTTAAGAAAACCAGCACTAGTACAGCAGAAATTTATGTTATGGGAATTTTAAAAAAATATCATAAGCAGGGTATTGGTAAAAAGTTATTTGAAGAATTTTTTAGATTTGCTAAAAATAAGAACTACGACTTTATTCAGGTAAAAACAGTAGCCAAGGGATTTTATAAGGAATATGATACAACAAATCTTTTCTATAAATCATTAGGCTTTAAGGAATTAGAAATTTTTCCAACCCTTTGGGACAAATGGAACCCTTGTCAAGTTTTAATAATGTCGACAAAGTAG
- a CDS encoding GNAT family N-acetyltransferase has translation MGVIISGHDGRRGYIYHTAVIPNERNKGIGGLLLKAALDALGKEEINKVALVVFSKNKIGNTFWEKQGFTSRKDIIYRNKLISELIRIDT, from the coding sequence ATCGGTGTAATTATCTCAGGACATGATGGTAGAAGAGGATATATATATCATACTGCTGTAATCCCTAACGAAAGGAATAAGGGCATAGGAGGATTATTGCTAAAAGCCGCTTTAGACGCTTTGGGAAAAGAAGAAATAAATAAGGTTGCCCTTGTAGTATTCTCTAAAAATAAAATTGGTAATACTTTCTGGGAAAAACAAGGCTTTACTTCTAGGAAAGATATAATTTATAGAAATAAATTAATTTCAGAACTTATTAGAATTGATACCTAA
- a CDS encoding SDR family oxidoreductase gives MKIGIIAANGKAGKLITAEAVSRGLDVTAIVRGENKTEASKVITKDIFDLTYDDLKDFDVIIDAFGTWSNETFPMHSTSLRHLADILSGKDNRLLVVGGAGSLYIDKEHKTRLMDTPDFPEAFMPLATAMGKALDELRKRDDVKWTYISPAADFQADGKRTGEYLLAGEEYTTNANNESLISYADYAIAMIDEAVNGNHIQERISVLAK, from the coding sequence ATGAAAATTGGAATAATAGCCGCTAATGGAAAGGCAGGAAAACTTATAACAGCAGAGGCAGTAAGTAGAGGGCTTGATGTGACGGCAATCGTTAGAGGAGAAAATAAGACAGAGGCAAGTAAAGTAATTACAAAGGACATCTTTGATTTAACCTACGATGATTTAAAGGATTTTGATGTAATAATCGACGCCTTTGGAACTTGGTCTAATGAAACTTTTCCTATGCACTCTACAAGCTTAAGACATCTAGCAGATATTTTAAGTGGAAAAGACAATAGATTATTGGTAGTTGGTGGTGCAGGTAGCCTTTACATAGACAAGGAACATAAAACAAGACTGATGGATACACCTGATTTTCCTGAAGCCTTTATGCCTTTAGCAACAGCTATGGGGAAAGCTCTAGATGAATTAAGAAAAAGAGATGACGTTAAATGGACATATATTAGTCCGGCTGCTGATTTTCAAGCAGATGGAAAAAGAACCGGAGAATATTTACTAGCAGGTGAAGAATATACTACAAACGCTAATAATGAAAGCCTAATAAGCTATGCCGATTATGCTATAGCAATGATTGACGAAGCAGTTAATGGAAACCATATTCAAGAAAGAATATCTGTATTGGCCAAATAG
- a CDS encoding winged helix-turn-helix transcriptional regulator, whose translation MTNMPACPVEVTLMLISNKWSVLIIRDLIDGTKRFGELKKSIGTISQKVLTSNLRKMEEMGLLTRKVYAEVPPKVEYTLTEIGYSLKPVLDALHIWGENYKKQIEEK comes from the coding sequence ATGACTAATATGCCAGCCTGTCCGGTAGAAGTGACTTTGATGTTAATTTCTAACAAATGGTCTGTTTTAATAATTAGGGATTTAATAGACGGTACTAAGAGATTTGGAGAATTAAAAAAATCCATAGGAACAATTTCTCAAAAGGTTTTAACGTCAAATTTAAGGAAAATGGAAGAAATGGGACTTTTAACAAGAAAGGTCTATGCTGAAGTACCACCTAAAGTAGAATATACATTAACAGAAATAGGCTATAGTTTAAAACCTGTTTTAGATGCTCTTCATATTTGGGGAGAAAATTACAAAAAGCAAATTGAAGAAAAATAG
- a CDS encoding MalY/PatB family protein, producing MKYDFTTSPDRRKMGSAKWKQMLNWSPNIPDDIVPLSVADMELDNPPEIKEGLSKFALEAVYGYTVPTDDYYDAVISWMKRRHNFNIEKEWIVNTSGVVTAFYNAVKAYTNIGDGVIIMTPVYYPFYSSIEKSKRKLIKNPLLNKNDYYEIDFENLEKLCKEESNKLILFCSPHNPIGRVWTKEELKKLEKIVLENNMIIISDEIHHDLVLPGYKHTVFQTLSNEIAERTITCTAPSKSFNLAGLACSNIIIKNEDLRNRFIEEMEKSGSTMVNIFGYEGCKLAYNKCENWLEELIDLININKNLVENFFKEKYPKITVTNMEGTYLQWINFKVLNMDKDQLENFMHKEAFFITDEGYIFGEEGVGYERVNLALPTDKLKICLKHLDRALEKVYS from the coding sequence ATGAAATACGATTTTACAACAAGTCCAGATAGAAGAAAGATGGGCTCTGCAAAATGGAAACAAATGCTTAACTGGTCACCTAATATTCCAGATGATATAGTTCCTTTATCTGTAGCTGATATGGAACTGGATAACCCTCCTGAAATAAAAGAAGGTTTGTCTAAGTTTGCACTGGAAGCTGTTTATGGCTATACAGTACCTACAGATGACTATTACGACGCTGTAATATCTTGGATGAAAAGAAGGCATAACTTTAATATAGAAAAGGAATGGATAGTTAATACATCCGGAGTAGTAACGGCATTTTATAACGCTGTAAAAGCATATACCAATATTGGTGATGGCGTTATTATTATGACTCCTGTCTATTACCCATTTTATAGCTCCATAGAAAAATCTAAAAGAAAATTAATTAAAAATCCATTATTAAACAAAAATGATTATTATGAAATAGATTTTGAAAATTTAGAAAAATTATGTAAAGAAGAATCAAATAAGCTAATACTCTTTTGCTCACCTCATAATCCTATTGGAAGAGTTTGGACAAAGGAAGAGCTGAAAAAATTAGAAAAAATCGTACTAGAGAATAATATGATAATAATTTCTGATGAAATACACCATGACTTAGTTTTACCTGGATATAAGCATACGGTTTTTCAAACACTATCAAATGAAATTGCTGAAAGGACAATAACCTGTACTGCACCAAGTAAATCCTTTAATTTAGCAGGACTTGCTTGTTCAAATATAATAATTAAAAATGAAGATTTAAGAAATAGATTTATAGAAGAAATGGAAAAATCAGGTTCTACAATGGTAAATATCTTCGGCTACGAAGGGTGTAAACTAGCCTATAATAAATGTGAGAACTGGTTAGAAGAACTAATAGATTTAATAAATATCAATAAAAACTTAGTAGAAAACTTCTTTAAAGAAAAATATCCAAAAATAACAGTTACCAATATGGAAGGAACCTATTTACAATGGATTAATTTTAAGGTATTAAACATGGACAAAGACCAACTTGAAAACTTTATGCACAAGGAAGCCTTTTTTATTACAGATGAAGGTTATATTTTTGGTGAAGAGGGAGTAGGCTATGAAAGAGTTAATTTAGCTCTTCCAACTGATAAATTAAAAATATGTTTAAAACATTTAGACAGGGCATTAGAAAAAGTATATTCATAA
- a CDS encoding TIGR03915 family putative DNA repair protein, whose product MIYLYDNSLMGFLTCIYYGYKNYKDLENIQENNIQMNIFSKYKYIESEEEKSNIIIDYLSSNFNKDLINSIYNVFLSNSMEKEMTILNTIILARKYGNRVLNVPNNNIFRFNRIERNVLFEKHRFEGLLRFSEIQNGFLYAPFEPENNILPLLIGHFVNRLQNQQFLIHDVKRNYVAIYEKNNLDFFDVEKLNIEYSEDEIKYQNLWNIFFKSISIKERKNLKQQVSFMPKKYWKYLIEKK is encoded by the coding sequence ATGATATATTTGTATGATAACAGCCTTATGGGTTTCCTAACCTGCATATATTATGGCTATAAAAATTATAAAGATTTGGAAAATATTCAAGAAAACAATATACAGATGAATATCTTCTCCAAGTATAAGTATATTGAAAGTGAAGAAGAAAAATCTAATATTATAATTGACTATTTAAGCTCAAACTTTAATAAAGATTTAATAAACTCCATATATAATGTATTTCTTTCAAATAGCATGGAAAAGGAAATGACTATTTTAAATACAATTATCCTAGCAAGAAAATACGGTAATAGGGTTTTAAATGTTCCAAATAATAATATTTTTAGATTTAATAGAATAGAAAGAAATGTATTGTTTGAAAAACATAGATTTGAAGGGCTTTTAAGATTTTCAGAAATCCAAAACGGATTTTTATATGCTCCCTTTGAACCGGAAAATAATATACTACCCTTGTTAATAGGTCACTTTGTTAACAGGTTGCAAAATCAACAGTTTTTAATACATGATGTAAAAAGAAACTATGTAGCTATTTATGAAAAAAACAATTTAGATTTTTTTGATGTTGAGAAGTTAAATATTGAATACTCTGAAGATGAAATAAAATATCAAAATCTTTGGAATATATTTTTTAAATCCATAAGTATAAAGGAAAGGAAAAATTTAAAGCAACAAGTAAGCTTTATGCCAAAAAAATATTGGAAATATTTAATAGAAAAGAAATGA